One genomic region from Bubalus bubalis isolate 160015118507 breed Murrah chromosome 24, NDDB_SH_1, whole genome shotgun sequence encodes:
- the TUFM gene encoding elongation factor Tu, mitochondrial, which translates to MTEVQVGDKENPFILYKPFLIKADGGWSYLQLRHKAARSVVRPARRVGLDSKWFRAKTFRSHPRRGRCLCFKKAWIVPPDLARYEMLHIAARRHQRELLAPEPRLEARGAQTCPLGPNFRRKRLPSAIALSLLHAPAPVLGTLYGASTTTMAAATLLRATPLFSGLGAGPAPLLQGLLRPLKAQALPILCRGLAVEAKKTYVRDKPHVNVGTIGHVDHGKTTLTAAITKILAEGGGAKFKKYEEIDNAPEERARGITINAAHVEYSTAARHYAHTDCPGHADYVKNMITGTAPLDGCILVVAANDGPMPQTREHLLLARQIGVEHVVVYVNKADAVQDSEMVELVELEIRELLTEFGYKGEETPIIVGSALCALEQRDPELGLKSVQKLLDAVDTYIPVPTRDLEKPFLLPVESVYSIPGRGTVVTGTLERGILKKGDECEFLGHSKNIRTVVTGIEMFHKSLDRAEAGDNLGALVRGLKREDLRRGLVMAKPGSIQPHQKVEAQVYILSKEEGGRHKPFVSHFMPVMFSLTWDMACRIILPPGKELAMPGEDLKLTLILRQPMILEKGQRFTLRDGNRTIGTGLVIDTPAMTEEDKNIKWS; encoded by the exons atGACTGAGGTTCAGGTTGGGGACAAGGAGAACCCTTTCATATTGTACAAGCCCTTCCTCATCAAAGCTGATGG CGGCTGGTCCTACCTCCAGCTGCGACACAAGGCCGCCAGATCTGTCGTCAGACCCGCGCGGCGGGTCGGACTGGACTCCAAGTGGTTCAGGGCCAAGACTTTCCGGAGTCACCCACGCCGGGGCCGCTGCCTCTGCTTCAAGAAGGCCTGGATCGTCCCTCCGGACCTG GCGCGCTATGAGATGCTCCACATCGCCGCCCGGCGCCACCAGAGAGAACTGTTGGCTCCTGAGCCC AGATTGGAGGCTAGAGGGGCCCAGACGTGCCCTCTCGGCCCTAACTTCCGCCGGAAGCGACTTCCATCCGCAATTGCCCTTTCCCTGCTGCACGCGCCGGCGCCCGTGCTCGGTACACTCTACGGCGCCAGTACGACCACAATGGCGGCCGCTACCCTGCTGCGCGCGACGCCCCTTTTCAGCg GTCTCGGCGCCGGCCCAGCACCACTATTGCAGGGTCTTTTGCGGCCGCTGAAGGCTCAGGCACTGCCCATCTTGTGCCGTGGCCTGGCTGTGGAGGCCAAGAAGACCTATGTGCGTGACAAACCCCATGTGAACGTGGGTACCATCGGCCATGTAGACCATGGCAAGACCACCCTGACCGCGGCCATCACGAAAA TTTTAGCGGAGGGAGGTGGGGCCAAGTTTAAGAAGTACGAAGAGATTGACAACGCCCCAGAGGAGCGAGCCCGAGGTATCACAATCAATGCGGCTCATGTGGAGTATAGCACAGCCGCCCGCCACTATGCCCACACTGACTGCCCCGGTCATGCAGATTACGTTAAG aaTATGATCACAGGCACTGCCCCCCTCGACGGCTGCATCCTGGTGGTGGCAGCCAATGATGGCCCCATGCCCCAGACCCGAGAACACTTACTGCTAGCCAGACAG ATTGGCGTCGAGCATGTGGTGGTGTATGTGAATAAGGCGGACGCTGTGCAGGACTCTGAGATGGTAGAGCTGGTGGAGCTGGAGATCAGGGAACTGCTGACTGAGTTTGGCTACAAAGGGGAGGAGACTCCCATCATTGTCGGTTCTGCCCTCTGTGCCCTTGAG CAACGTGACCCTGAGCTAGGCCTGAAGTCCGTGCAGAAGCTACTGGATGCTGTGGACACATACATCCCAGTGCCCACCCGGGACCTGGAGAAGCCTTTTCTGCTGCCCGTGGAGTCAGTGTACTCGATCCCCG GCCGGGGCACAGTGGTGACAGGCACGCTCGAACGTGGCATTTTGAAGAAAGGAGACGAGTGTGAATTCCTGGGACACAGCAAGAATATTCGCACTGTGGTGACAG GCATTGAGATGTTCCACAAGAGCCTGGATAGGGCAGAGGCGGGCGACAACCTTGGGGCCCTGGTCCGAGGCTTGAAGCGGGAGGACCTGAGACGTGGCCTGGTCATGGCCAAGCCAGGTTCCATCCAGCCCCACCAGAAGGTGGAGGCACAG GTGTACATCCTCAGCAAGGAAGAGGGTGGCCGCCACAAGCCTTTTGTATCCCACTTCATGCCTGTCATGTTCTCCCTGACTTGGGACATGGCCTGTCGGATCATCTTGCCTCCAGGGAAG GAGCTGGCCATGCCCGGGGAGGACCTGAAGCTCACTCTCATCTTGCGGCAGCCCATGATCTTAGAGAAAGGCCAGCGTTTCACCCTGCGGGATGGCAACCGGACCATCGGCACTGGCCTCGTCATTGACACGCCGGCCATGACCGAGGAGGACAAGAACATTAAGTGGAGTTGA